The Streptococcus gwangjuense nucleotide sequence TCTCTAGCAAAGATGGTTTCAAAATCAAAATCTTTACCATCATCGTAGATGTTGCGTTTGCTTGCTATTGTCAAATATTCTTTAAAAGTCATAAGGTTAACTCCTTTCTGCTTTTATTATAGCAGAAATGGAGATTAGAAACAGAAAGGAGGGCGGATGGAAGAAGATATCAGAGTTCACATGCCTTACGAGGTATTTAAAAACCTGCTTGTTAGAGCAGGTAGAATAAAGCGTGAAGAAGGCAAGCAGATAACTTGGACAAATAATACCGCTCCGTTTACAAAAGAGCAACGGAAGGAAATAGATGAACTCTGCGAGCAGTTCGCAGAAGATTGAAGGTGGAGTTTGTCATTGATATGTTTGTTAGCAATCAATAAACATTCATTAAACCTATCAAAAATATAGTGGTTTATATAACAAAATGGAGAAAGGAGCAAACATGAAGCAATTAAAACTAAGTATTAAGCCCAAACAAGAACCTACTGAGGATCAATCTCTTAATTCTTCAGGATATTCAGTAAAAATCAATGATTGGGAGCTTGGCCGAGGGGTAATTGATTTTAAACTAGAAATGCCTGCGGATAAGAAACCAAAAATCACTATCACAGCAATTCCAGATGTTATTGAAATCGATGCGACAGTGATTGCTGAAATTCAGAAATTACAATCTGAAAGCGATATAGAATCAGTGAACTATTTTATCCCGAACCTTGAAATTCAAAAGTTCGGCCGTTGATTTAACAACGTTTCTAGCCCCTCGGATTTTATCCGAAGGGCTTTTTTTCTGTTCAGGGGGCAAAAAGGGGGCAGTGTTTATGGTATAATAGACAAAAATACGTGAATTAGAAAGAAATTATGTCTAAAGAAATTGATATTGAGTACTACCACCAGCTAGCCTTACAAAAGCAGAAGGAACACCGTAAAGTTTTAGCCAATTTAAAGAAAAAGCCACCAAAAAATTTAGATAAGATAGCCCAGCAGATACACCAAGAAGTCTTTGAGGAGATTGATTGTACCGCCTGTGCCAACTGTTGTAAGACTTTGGGACCTGACTTTAAAGAAGCGGATATTACACGAATCGCCAAGTATTTTAAGATGAAATTACCTGCTTTTGAAGCGGAGTTTCTGCAGGTAGATGAAGATGGTGATAAGGTTTTTAAATCCATGCCTTGTCCCTTTCTAGGAGGAGATAATCTCTGTTCCATCTATGACGTTCGTCCAAAGGCCTGTCGTGAATTTCCTCATACAGACAGGAAAAAAATCCATCAAATCAACCATTTGACGATTAAGAATACTTTAACCTGTCCAGCAGCCTATCTCTTTGTTGAGAAATTAAAGGATAAGTTATAGAAATTTAAAGGATAAAAAATTTCTAATAATAACTAACAATATGAAGGGAGAACTCCTGTGCCTAGATCGAAAACAAAAGAGGAGCTAATGCTGGCCTCTAAGGAAAACTATGAAAAGCTCAATCGTTTCATCTCCCAACTAAGTGAAGATGAGCTACAGACTCCATTTGATTTTTCAAGAGACCCAAAGAAAAAAGAAGCTCACTGGAAAAGGGATAAGAATCTACGGGATGTCTTGATTCATCTTTATGAATGGCAGCAGTTACTTTTGACTTGGGTACATTCTAATCAAGAAGGTCAGGAAAGGACTTTTCTCCCTGAGCCTTATAATTGGAAAACTTATGGACAAATGAATGACGCTTTTTGGAAGAAGCACCAGAAAACGACATTAGAAGAAGCAACTAGACTCTTGGCGCAATCACATAGAGAGGTTTTAGAGTTGATGGAAGGCTTCAGCAATGACGAACTCTTTACCAAAGGTGTCTATAAGTGGACGGGAGGTACAAGTCTAGGTTCCTACTTTGTTAGTAGCACTTCTAGTCATTATGAATGGGCTAGCAAAAAACTCAAAGCACATCGGAAGAATTGTAAGTGTCGTAGTTGAGGTGTGGATGTGTTCTTCTAGGTTTAGAATACCTTAGTTTTCGTTTTTTTAGTGCAATTCTAGCTTTAGAATCCTTCAAAAATAAAAATTTAAGACAATCCATGACTTAGAAGAGTGCAAAAGAATTTAGTTTGTAGGAATTCTAGGTCTAGAATTGCATAGATATTTAGGAAAATAGAGGATTCTATGGTTAGGATTGGTCTATTATGAAAGTTTTGTGTTGAATTGTATAGGCTAGAGTACGAATTTTTTCAAGTTATTAAATTAGTTAATTGTGTGAGGAGCTTTATGGCTACAATGTTCTTAGTGAATTTTTAGAAAGCAAAGCTCTCAAATTATAATGGTATAACTTGTTAACATTCCAAAGATGTAATCGTTAAAAGGGGATTAAATCGTTAGATAGTTCGGATATAGTTAGTGTTTAATTGTTAGCGTTTTCGTGGTATAATATCATTAGAAAATATTATTGGAGAATCTAAATGAGAAACGATATTCAACCAGCCTTACAAACAGTAAAATCTTATTTTGAAAAATCAGAATTTTATATTCCTACCTATCAGAGACCTTATGCTTGGCAAGTACCACAATGTGAACAACTCATTGAAGATATTAATCTTCATATGGAAAATTTCGATGATACTTCCCAAGACAATTATTTCTTTGGGGCAGTTCTCATCGCTCAAGAATCTGGAGAAGATCATGAAGTAACCTTGATTGATGGTCAACAAAGAACAACGACATTTATGTTGCTTCTTAAGGCAATCCTATTGAAGATCGATAAGGAGCTTGCACTTCAACCGACTCTAGATACTGATGCACGCAGATTAGTCAAACGCCTTAATGGTCTTAAAGAGCAGATTGTAACAATGCTTTTCAATGTTTCAGATGACGAAAAAGATGATTTCGTTGATGGACTGTATTATCCTAGCGATGATAGAATAAAGTATCTAAATCATTCGATTTCAGAAAAATATGCTAGTGAGATGACTACTATCTTGCTAGGTAAAGATTTTATATCTATTAAAGATAGAGTTCACCAAATCTATCGTCGCCAGAAAGACAACCGCTATACTAACTTCTATAAAAACTTTAGATATTTTTACAATATGTGTAACGAATTGAATGTTTTTACTCTTATCAATTTTGCTAACCACTTTATTGATAATTGCCAAGTGATTACTATTACAAGTTATAATACTGACCAGGCAATAAATATTTTCAATTCTTTAAATGGGACTGGTGTTCCATTGACCCCAATTGAAGTAATTGTATCTAAGACCACCGCAAACGCATCAGATAGGAAAAACTTCGAAAAAAATTGGCAAGAGATTGTACAACGTACAGATTCATCTAGATTAGACTTAAATGCGTTAATTACTCACTATATTTTCGTAAAACTTTCAGAACAAAACAGTGCTGATCGAAGAAATCCTGGTATAAGAGCCTTTTTCTCAAAAAATAAACATCTATTGAATGAAGATGTTCTGTTTACTGCTGAACTAAATACAATCTTAAATAATTTTGAACGAGTATCTGATACTATCAATGGTCAATTGATAAACAAATTAAACGGTAATTTACGACCTTTTGTTAGTAGTTATTTATTTTTCAGACAAGACAACACATTTTTAGAATACTTACTTAAACTTGGAGTTTTGATTGAATTATCTGAACTTTCATATAGCCATAAACTTTTTAAAGGCTTTCTAGAAGAAATTAATTTGATGTACAGTCAAGTTGATTCAATTTCAATCGACGAACTTATTTCAAAAATAAAGAAGCATATTCATGACAATTTTGTTTATGAAGATGTTAAACAAACTTTGACTGAAAGTGGTGTTTCAAATTCTATTCTTTATGTAAATGAATTCTTATTTGCACTGGAAAAAGGTACTGACTTTAATTTAGAAGGGAATATTGATATTGAACATATTATGCCGCAAAGTGGTTTGAATAGAGAAAATATTATGTCAGATGCTGGACTAGAAAGTCAAGAAGAATTCCGAGATTATGCTGAAAAATTGGGGAATAAAATTCTCCTTGAATCCGAAATTAATCGTGGAATTGGAGATGCTTGGTTTAGAACAAAAAGAGAGAATACAATCACAAGTGGTCATGGCTATATAGGTAGTAAGTTTCCAATAGCTAAATCTCTTGTTAATTATGTAAATGACACCTGGACTAAAACTGACATTGAACTGGCAACAGAAAAAGCTGCTAAACGAATTGCTAATTTTATTTTTGAGTAAACTAGAACGATAGAATTAAGAGGTAAGTTATAATTATGTCATTAAATCAAGTTACAATAGAAATTCCATTAAATATTCAGAAAGGATTAGACTCAGGAATTTATAAACGTTATGGTTCAATAATCAGAAATTCATCTGGCCATATAGTAAAGCATCTAAAAGAAGTAAAGGCAGGAGAACCAGCTCAACAGGTCGTTAAAGGCCTTGCAAAAAATAAATATGTGCTAGTAACAGCTATTGGTGCAACTGTTCTAGCTGTTGGTGGTGTTGGTTATTATGCATTTATTTCAAATAGATATAAGAAGACTGTAAAGAAACTTATAGAAAAGCTAGTTCATTTCATTCAATTAGCCCAAAAAGGAGAAGTAAGTGAAGAAGAGGTTGATAATTTCTTAAAATTTTTACAAGATAATCAAAAAGGACTACTTTCTTTAAAACTAGACTCTGAAATAGATGAGTTGTTTGATCTTGTATATGATTATACAATTCTATTTGCTCAAGCAAATGGATTTGAGACTGATACTATTTCAGAAGTGGCAGAAAATAATAAAGTTATTAACTTGATGGATTATCTAAATCTACAAAAAACAATATATCGTTCTGATGCTGTTTAAGGAGGCGAGGATTAAATTTCCGGATATACAAAAGGAGCAAATCAGTTTTTTGCTCCTTGATTTATATTCGTTACAGTTTTTTGATAGCTGTACTTCCTAGTAAGTTTATTCTCTTTTAAAGTTTTTACATTGAAAATGAAGTAGTGATCACGATGATCTTTGGTTGGCATTTTCTTTATTTAATTTGAAGTAGTTCTTCATAGATTTAGCCATGGTAAGCATGATGTCGTCCGTTTGAAATTCATTTCTATGAAGTTCAAACTGCATTATGATTTACCTTTGGTTCTAATATGATAGTATTTAACTAGAGAGGGGAGTTCTATTTTTATGGTATAATGTAAACATATTTAAACAAAAATATCAAATTTTGCATCCCATAGAAAGGAAAACTCTTAAATTGTCCTACAAATTTCTACTCTTCGACCTCGACCACACTCTTCTTGATTTTGATGCTGCTGAGGATGTGGCTTTGACGCAACTTCTAAGAGAAGAAGGAGTTGCAGATATTCAGGTTTATAAAGACTATTACGTTCCTATGAACAAGGCTCTCTGGAAGGACTTGGAGCTGAAGAAAATCAGTAAACAAGAGCTGGTTAACACGCGCTTTTCTCGTTTATTTGGTCATTTTGGACAGGAAAAAGACGGTAGTTTACTTGCCCAACGTTACCAGTTTTACTTAGCCCAGCAGGGACAAACTCTTTCGGGCGCTCATGAGCTTTTGGACAGTCTCATTGAGCGTGATTATGAGCTGTATGCTGCGACAAATGGAATTACTGCCATTCAGACGGGACGTTTGGCTCAATCGGGTCTGGAACCTTATTTCAATCAAGTTTTTATCTCTGAACAGCTGCAAACACAAAAGCCTGATGCACTATTCTATGAAAAAATTGGTCATCAGATTGAAGGCTTTAGCAAAGAAAAGACGCTGATGATTGGAGATTCTCTAACCGCAGACATCCAAGGTGGTAATAATGCTGGGATTGACACGATTTGGTACAATCCTCATCGCGTTGAAAATCACACACAAGCCCAGCCGACTTACGAAGTCCATTCTTATCAAGACTTGCTGGATTGCTTAGATAAACTGTAAAAAGTGGTTTAGACAGCCACTTTTTGCTATAATAGAGGCAGTAAAAACGAAGGAGTCGGCTATGGAACATTCGTCTTGGCATGCTTTGATTAAGGAGCAATTACCTGAGGGTTATTTCGGGAAAATCAATCAGTTTATGAAT carries:
- a CDS encoding YkgJ family cysteine cluster protein, with amino-acid sequence MSKEIDIEYYHQLALQKQKEHRKVLANLKKKPPKNLDKIAQQIHQEVFEEIDCTACANCCKTLGPDFKEADITRIAKYFKMKLPAFEAEFLQVDEDGDKVFKSMPCPFLGGDNLCSIYDVRPKACREFPHTDRKKIHQINHLTIKNTLTCPAAYLFVEKLKDKL
- a CDS encoding ClbS/DfsB family four-helix bundle protein, translating into MPRSKTKEELMLASKENYEKLNRFISQLSEDELQTPFDFSRDPKKKEAHWKRDKNLRDVLIHLYEWQQLLLTWVHSNQEGQERTFLPEPYNWKTYGQMNDAFWKKHQKTTLEEATRLLAQSHREVLELMEGFSNDELFTKGVYKWTGGTSLGSYFVSSTSSHYEWASKKLKAHRKNCKCRS
- a CDS encoding DUF262 domain-containing protein is translated as MRNDIQPALQTVKSYFEKSEFYIPTYQRPYAWQVPQCEQLIEDINLHMENFDDTSQDNYFFGAVLIAQESGEDHEVTLIDGQQRTTTFMLLLKAILLKIDKELALQPTLDTDARRLVKRLNGLKEQIVTMLFNVSDDEKDDFVDGLYYPSDDRIKYLNHSISEKYASEMTTILLGKDFISIKDRVHQIYRRQKDNRYTNFYKNFRYFYNMCNELNVFTLINFANHFIDNCQVITITSYNTDQAINIFNSLNGTGVPLTPIEVIVSKTTANASDRKNFEKNWQEIVQRTDSSRLDLNALITHYIFVKLSEQNSADRRNPGIRAFFSKNKHLLNEDVLFTAELNTILNNFERVSDTINGQLINKLNGNLRPFVSSYLFFRQDNTFLEYLLKLGVLIELSELSYSHKLFKGFLEEINLMYSQVDSISIDELISKIKKHIHDNFVYEDVKQTLTESGVSNSILYVNEFLFALEKGTDFNLEGNIDIEHIMPQSGLNRENIMSDAGLESQEEFRDYAEKLGNKILLESEINRGIGDAWFRTKRENTITSGHGYIGSKFPIAKSLVNYVNDTWTKTDIELATEKAAKRIANFIFE
- a CDS encoding YjjG family noncanonical pyrimidine nucleotidase: MSYKFLLFDLDHTLLDFDAAEDVALTQLLREEGVADIQVYKDYYVPMNKALWKDLELKKISKQELVNTRFSRLFGHFGQEKDGSLLAQRYQFYLAQQGQTLSGAHELLDSLIERDYELYAATNGITAIQTGRLAQSGLEPYFNQVFISEQLQTQKPDALFYEKIGHQIEGFSKEKTLMIGDSLTADIQGGNNAGIDTIWYNPHRVENHTQAQPTYEVHSYQDLLDCLDKL